The sequence AGATCCCCGAAGTGATCTTTCCGTTGGCGGCCGCCGCGTCACCGAGGCCCGAGTGGAGCTCCGCCGAGCCGGCGGCCAGCTTGCCGAGCCCCTCGTCCAACTGGTTGATCTTGTCTCTGGCCTGGTCGAGCTGCCGGCCGGCGGTCGGCGCGACCTCCGCCGTCCGGCCCGCGACCTCCGCGATCCTGCGGGCGTCCCGCTGCAGCTGGGCCGCGGCGCCGCCGCCGTCACCCGCGGCGCCCTCCAGCCCGGTGGCCACCTCCTGGGTGGACTGGGTGAGGCGCTCGGCGATGGCCCGCAGCCGCGGATCGGCGTCCGGATTGCCGTCCAGCCAGTTCTGCAGCTGCTGAGCCTGCTGCCGGGCCTGTTCCGCCCCCTGCTTGATCCCGCCGGGCAGCGCTCCCGCGCCGTCGGCGACCAGGCCGGCGCCCCGCTCGACGGCCTCCGCGAGCGACCGCAGCCGCGCGCCGTTCTCCTCCAGCACCGGGACGACCTCGTCGGCCACCTTGTTGATCTTCGGCACCTGGGCGTGGACCTGCTCGTAGACCTGAGCGTTGCCGTCGGCCACCTGCTTGGCGCCCTTCTCCAGCTTCGCCAGCCCCCGGCCCAGCTCGCGCGAGCCGCTCTCCGCCTGGCCCAGGCCTGCGGCCAGCTTGTCCGCCCCGGCCGACAGCCGGCCGGTGGCGGTGTTGGCGCTGCCCAGGCCCACGGTGAGCTGGTGGGTGCCGGTCTTGGCCTGGCTGAGGCCCGCGTTCAGGGTGGACGCGCCCTTTCCGGCCTCCGCCGTACCGTCGTGGAGATCGTCCGCGCCGTCCGCGGCCTTGGCGGTGGCGTCGTGCAGCTCGCCGAAGGACACGAAGACGTTGTCCCAGTAGTCCTTCAGCGCGGTACGGCCCGCCGCGTCCTTGACCTCGGTGAACACCGCGTCGGAGATCGTTCCCATGATGTAGCTGCGGCCGGTGTCGACCCGCACGCCGAGCTCGGCGGGGGTCGGCGTGCCGTCGCCGGAGGGCGAGGCGAGCCGGGCGCTGAAGTCGGCGGGGATGGTCAGGGACAGGTAGAAGCTGCCGTCGTTCACGCCGTCGGCGGCCTGCCGGGCGTCGACCGTGTGCCAGCCCAGGACCTTGCGGTCACGCAGCTCGTCGGCCAGCTCGCGGCCCGCGTCGACCGTCTTGCCGTCGACGGTCGCGGGCCGGTCCTCCACGACCAGCGCCACCGGGATGTTCTGCAGGTTGCCCTGCGGGTCCCAGAAGGACCACAGGTACAGCCCGGCGTACAGCAGCGGCAGCATCACCACGCCCGCCAGCGCCGCCCGGGTCAGCCGCGACCGGGTGAACCGCCGCAGCTCCAGCCGTCCCAGCCGCAACGATCTCATCGGTCCTTCTCCTCGGTCTCCTCGGTCTCCTCGGCCGGTACGGCCCGCGCTGCCGCCTCCCCGTCCCGCCCGTCCGCCGTACTCTCCGGCTCCGCCGTGCTCTCCGGCTCCGCCGGGCGGGCGGGCCTGGAGGGGGCGGGGAGGTTCGCGGCGTCGCCGGGATCCCCGAGAGGGCCGGAGGTCCCGGAGGGCAGGTGGATCGCCGCCGCCCGCTCGCTCTCCGTGCAGGCGGCGACGACGGTCAGCCCCCGCTCGCCCAGCTCGCCCAGCGTCGCCAAGAGCGCCTCCTGACGGTCCTGGGCGAGGCCGGTGTCCACGTTGTCGAGGACCAGCAGCCCCGGGGTGTCGAGCAGCGCGAGCGCGATCCCGAGCCGCACCCGCTCCTCCCGGCTCAGATCGCGGATGAGGGTGCGGTCGCCGGGGGACAGCTCCAGGCCGGCCAGGGTCAGCGCGGTCCCGGCCCGTGCCTCCTGCCGTCCGCCCCAGAACATGCCCGGCGACCGCTCGTGCAGGTGCTCGCGGACCGTCAGCGCCTTCTCCAGGTCGTTGACCCCGTCCACCAGGCCGAGCGCGGCGACCCGCCGGATCGCCCTCGGCCTGCCGTACCGCCCGACGGTGAGCGTGCCCTCGGTGGGACTCATCCGTCCCGCCAGGGTCAGCAACAGGCTCGTGCGCCCGCTGCCCGCCTGCCCGGTGACGACGGTGAGGCTGCCCGGCTCGGCGGTGACGCCGACGTCGCGGTAGACCCACCCGTGCTCGCCCTTGAGGGACAGACCGACCGCGTGCACCGCGACCCCGTGGAACACCGCGCCCTCCGACTCTTTAAACTGACCAGTCAGTACAAAAATATCACGCAAAAGTTTCCCCAGGTGACCGGCCCGGCAAAGGTGTCGATTCTCACGCAAGCCGGTCACTCACCTGGCTTGGCCGTGTGGGTGACCGGGCGGCGGTGGGTGTTCCTGTCTCCGGCCCAGGCCGTTCTTCCCCCGTCTCCGGTGTGCAGCTCTCGGGGAGGAGGGGGCCGTCGTCGGTCCAGCCGATCCGCCGTACCAGCGGTGAGGCCACGTCCAGCGGCATGCTGTAGGAGTATCCGACGTCGGGGCTGGGGGCGAGGGTGAGGCCGGGATCGGGGGCGTCGGGGTCGTTCACCGTCAACCGGAGCGGCGCTGTACGGGGTGGAAGGTCAAAAGCGCGGCGAGGGTGGGTGGGGTGGCCGGGGGCCGCTTCTTCTGTGCGGCGCCGTACTGGGGTGGAAGGTCAAAAGCGCGGCGAGGGTGGGTGGGGTGGCCGGGGCCGCTCCTTCCGTGCGGGCCGGTGTCGCGTGGTCCGGGGGCTCAGGAGGGGCCGTGGGTGGGTGGGGGGAAGGTCTGGTGAGGGGCCGGTGCTGGACCGGGCGAGGCAGGGCGGGCGACGATGAGCCCCGGGAGCGGTAGTGATCAGGGGTTTTCCATGATCTGTTGGGATTAGCGGTGCTATAGGACGCCCAATCCCAACAGATCAAGGAAAACCCCCGCCCCGCTCCCTCCCTAGCCCGCGCAGCGGGGAGCACCCGGTACGGCCCCGCACGAAGGGGCCGGTCCCGGGCCACTCCACTCACCCCTCGTCGAGCTTTTGACTTTCCACCCGGTACGGCGCCGCACGAAGGGCCGGCCCCGGGCCACCCCACCCGCCCCTCGCCGCGCTTT comes from Streptosporangium roseum DSM 43021 and encodes:
- a CDS encoding YhgE/Pip family protein codes for the protein MRSLRLGRLELRRFTRSRLTRAALAGVVMLPLLYAGLYLWSFWDPQGNLQNIPVALVVEDRPATVDGKTVDAGRELADELRDRKVLGWHTVDARQAADGVNDGSFYLSLTIPADFSARLASPSGDGTPTPAELGVRVDTGRSYIMGTISDAVFTEVKDAAGRTALKDYWDNVFVSFGELHDATAKAADGADDLHDGTAEAGKGASTLNAGLSQAKTGTHQLTVGLGSANTATGRLSAGADKLAAGLGQAESGSRELGRGLAKLEKGAKQVADGNAQVYEQVHAQVPKINKVADEVVPVLEENGARLRSLAEAVERGAGLVADGAGALPGGIKQGAEQARQQAQQLQNWLDGNPDADPRLRAIAERLTQSTQEVATGLEGAAGDGGGAAAQLQRDARRIAEVAGRTAEVAPTAGRQLDQARDKINQLDEGLGKLAAGSAELHSGLGDAAAANGKITSGISRLGDGSAQLSQGLTRLGGGIVKLSDGAARVDSGVGRLHEGAGELTTGIGKLADGSRELSDKLGDGAEQIPDYGGDERADRSDMMSEPVKLAGQVLNEVPNYGTGFAPFFVPLALWVGAMVSYMVLRPLNPRLLAGTASAWRIAVAGWLPGLVLGAAQVGVLMAVIRFGLGMEAAHWAGIAGVLLLTVAAFLAIVQAVNALLGAPGRVVVLALLMLQLTSAAGTYPIETSPGFFQTISPWLPMSWVVSALRRLISGGDLAVVWQACGVLTLTVALGLSLTVYAVHKGRTWSMRRLHPELAL
- a CDS encoding ABC transporter ATP-binding protein — encoded protein: MFHGVAVHAVGLSLKGEHGWVYRDVGVTAEPGSLTVVTGQAGSGRTSLLLTLAGRMSPTEGTLTVGRYGRPRAIRRVAALGLVDGVNDLEKALTVREHLHERSPGMFWGGRQEARAGTALTLAGLELSPGDRTLIRDLSREERVRLGIALALLDTPGLLVLDNVDTGLAQDRQEALLATLGELGERGLTVVAACTESERAAAIHLPSGTSGPLGDPGDAANLPAPSRPARPAEPESTAEPESTADGRDGEAAARAVPAEETEETEEKDR